A genome region from Desulfovibrio sp. X2 includes the following:
- a CDS encoding rhodanese-like domain-containing protein gives MTNPKRLALLLALCLALGLALASTALAGNKFEDEVTAEKYAVLGANLAMQAMQGDYKLVDAATLKSWIDEKKDMVIVDTMPYEASYLKAHVPGAEQFLFPVPTMTKWDAKETDGKSEADFEKLLGPDKAKTIVIYCGFVKCTRSHNGAMWARKLGYTNVYRFPGGIYAWMGADYPVAK, from the coding sequence ATGACCAACCCGAAGAGACTTGCCCTGCTGCTCGCCCTGTGCCTCGCGCTCGGCCTGGCCCTGGCCTCCACGGCCCTGGCCGGCAACAAGTTCGAGGACGAGGTCACGGCCGAAAAGTACGCCGTGCTCGGCGCCAACCTCGCCATGCAGGCCATGCAGGGCGACTACAAGCTCGTGGACGCCGCGACGCTGAAGAGCTGGATCGACGAGAAGAAGGACATGGTCATCGTCGACACCATGCCCTACGAGGCCAGCTACCTGAAGGCCCACGTGCCCGGCGCCGAGCAGTTCCTCTTCCCCGTGCCCACCATGACCAAGTGGGACGCCAAGGAGACCGACGGCAAGTCCGAGGCCGACTTCGAAAAGCTCCTCGGACCCGACAAGGCCAAGACCATCGTCATCTACTGCGGCTTCGTGAAGTGCACCCGCTCCCACAACGGCGCCATGTGGGCCAGGAAGCTGGGCTACACCAACGTCTACCGCTTCCCCGGCGGCATCTACGCCTGGATGGGCGCCGACTACCCCGTCGCAAAGTAA